The Curtobacterium sp. MCSS17_015 genomic sequence ACGTCACCCGCCCGTCCGACGAGCCCACGCTGCAGATGTGGAGCGACTTCGGCGTCGACCTGGTCACCCCGAAGCCGGAGGGCTTCTACTGGGGCATCTACAGCTGGGAGAACGCGGGCCAGATCTCGGCCGACGTCATCCTGCTTTCGCAGCAGGGCTACCAGGTGTCGGACCTCGAGAAGCAGCCGACGTTCGCAGACAACCCGGCCCTCGAGGCCGGTCAGGTGCACAGCTTCACCTTCCCGGCGCTGGACTACGCCTCGCAGGCCGACTACATGACGAAGCTCGCCGGCTGGCTCGACGACAGCAAGCCGGTCGCCTGAGCGACCCGACGACACGGCACGGGAGGCCCCGCACCAGCTGGTGCGGGGCCTCCCGTTCGTCGTGGGGTCGCGCAGCGACGTGGGGTAGGAACGAGACATGACGGACGCGGGGTGGCACGAGGACGTCCTCGGTCCGCCGTACGAGCGCCGCGAGCTGCCGCTCGGCGAGGACGCCGAAGGTCCGGTCGTCGCCACCCTGGTCCGCCGCCGACACTCGGTCGCCGACCACCTCCGTCCGCACCCCGGTCCGCTGCACGACGTCGACGTCCTGTACGTGCACGGGTGGTCCGACTACTTCTTCCAGACGGAACTGGCCGAGCAGGTCGAACGGCTCGGTGCACGCTTCCACGCCCTCGACCTGCGGAAGTACGGGCGGAGCCTGCGGCCGCACCAGACGCCGGGTCACGTGGCCGACCTGTCCACCTACGACGAGGACATCGCCGCCGCCCTCGACGCGATCCGTGCGGAGCACCCCGGGCAGCGGCGGCGGCTCGTACCGATGGGCCACTCCACGGGCGGGCTCACGCTGTCGCTCTGGGCCGCGCGCCACCCGGAGCTGGTCGACGGACTCGTCCTGAACAGCCCGTGGCTCGAGTTCCAGGCCGACGCGATCGGCCGGGCGGTCGTCGCACCGGTCATCAAGCTGGGCGCGAAGCGGAACCCCCTCGCCCCGATGCCGGCGGTCGACCCCGGCTTCTACACGCGGACGGTGTCGAGCTCGGCGGAGGGGTCGTGGACCTACGACCAGCGGTGGCGTCCCGAGCGGGGGTTCCCCCTGCACCCCGGCTGGCTCGCAGCGGTGTTCGCCGGGCAGGAGCGGGTGGCACGCGGGCTCGGGCTCGCGGTCCCGGTGCTCGTCATGCTCAGCGACAGGAGCATGCTGCAGCCGCGGTGGAACGAGGGCATGTCCCGCGCCGACGTGGCGCTCAACGTCGACGTGGTCGCACGGCGGGCGCTGTCCCTCGGCGACGAGGTGACCGTCCGGCGACTGCACGGCGCGCTGCACGACGTCGTGCTCTCCGCCGAGCCCGTGCGCGAGCGTGCGTACGACACCATCGGGCGGTGGGCGGCGGCGCTCCCCCGCTGAGCTGCAGACCGATCGACGTCGCGCTCGCCGCTGTGGCATCCTGCTGACGACGGGGGCGGCGTTCCCCGAGAGGGGAACCGCTGTGAGCAGCTTCGCTCTGTGTCGTGCTTCTGACTTCGCTTTGTGTCGGGTAGCCCGGTCGCTACGGCTGCATGAGCTCGCGCTCGATGCGTGCCGCGACGGCGTCGCGCATCGGTCGAACGTCGTCCGGTGACCACGAGGTGGGGTCGGGGAACGACCACTCGAGGACCATGCCGCGTGGTTGGGCGGGGAGCTCGAGGCCGGGCTTCATGAGGACGACGATGTCGGCTTCGTCGAGGAGTTCCGGTGTCACCGGCCGTGGCACACGGTCGGTGATGTCGAGGCCGAGCTCACCGATCGTTGCGGCGATTGACGGGTTCACCTTGTCGGCGGGGCTGATGCCGGCGGAGGAGGCGGTGTACCGGTCGGGTGCGACGAGTTCGAGGAGAGCTGCGCCGAGTTGTGATCGGCCGGCGTTGTGCTTGCAGATGAACAGCACGGTGGGTTTGGTTGTCAAGGGTCGAAGGTCCCGTCAGTTGGCGCAGCACGAGCCGCTATCAGCGGCCGGCGTCGGTTCCGGAGCCGCGCAGCAGGCGGTGTCTGCTGCGTTCGGCGTGGCGGCGGCGGCCGGCGTAGTGCAGCAGGAGGAGGAGCCGCCGATGTCGGTGGAGCAGACCCCGGTCTCGGGGAGGACGAGTTCGACCAGGCGCGCGGCGGCGTGGTCACCGGCGAGGTCCGCGGCGATAGAGCGGACCTGCTCGTACCCGGTGAGGAGCAGGAACGTGGGGGCGCGGCCGTAGGACTTCATCCCGGCGATGAAAAAGTTCGGCTCCGGGTGCGCGAGCTCTGCGACGCCGTGTGGTGGGACGGACCCGCAGGAGTGCAGGTTGGGGTCGATGAGCGGTGCGAGGGCTCGGGGTGCTTCGACGATGTCGTCGAGGCCGAGCCGGACCTCCCGGAGCATGTCGAGGCCGGGCCGGAACCCGGTCGCGTTGACGATCACGTCCACGGTCACCGCGAACGTCTCTCCAGCGCGGCGGCCGGTGACGGTGACCTGGTCGCCGTCGGGTCGGACGTCGTCGATTTCGTACGAGGCGATTTGCTGCACCTGACCGGACTCGACGAGCCCGTGGACGGTGGAGCCGAGCTGACCGCGGGCGGCGAGCCCGTCGGCTGCGTCGGTGCCGAGCCGGGCGGTGCCGGCGTTCCGGACAGCCCACAGCACGTCAGTACCCGGCGCGGTCTTCGCGAGGCTGGCGAGCTTGATGAGCGTGTTCGCCGCGGAGTGGCCGGCACCGACGACGAGGACCCGCTTCCCCGCGAACCGGGCACGGTCGGTACCGAGGACGTCGGGTAGCGCGTGGACGACGCGGTCGCCGAGGTCCGAGGCGGGTGCGAGCCCAGCGGCAGTGAGGGGGTTCGGGGACGTGTAGGTGCCGGAGGTGTCGACGACCGCACGCGCGGTGACGTCGTGCGTCCCATCGGCGGTGTGGAGACGGAGCAGGAACGGGGTGTCGGCGCGGCCCGTGGAGCGGGTGCGGTCCATGCCCTGCCGGGATACCGCCTCCACACGGGTGCCGTACTGGATCACCGGTGCGAGCTGCGGTGTCGCTGCGAGGGGCACCAGGTAGGTGTCGACGAGGTCGTGGCCGGTGGGCAGTGATGACGCACGGGGTGCTTCCCACCCGGTGGCTTCCAGGAGCCGCTGTGCGGCGGGGTCGATGACGTACTGCCACGGGGAGAACAGGCGGGTGTGCCCCCAGGCGCGGACGCTCGTCCCAACCGCCGGCCCCGCTTCGTAGACCACGACGGGGAGGCCGCGCTCGAGGAGGTGCGCGGCGGCGGCGAGCCCGACGGGGCCGGCGCCGATGACGGCGACGGGGAGTCCGGTGAGCCGGTCGCCGTTGGTGCGGGGTGGGACGGTGAGGGTGAGCGTCATGACGTGCTTCTTCCGGGTTGTTACGCGGTTGCTTCGGTGGGCAGCAGCTCGGCGAGGAGCGTCTGGACGCGGTGCTTGATGTCGTCCCGGATGGGGCGGACGTCCTCGATGCCGCGGCCGGCGGGGTCGGTGAGGTCCCAGTCCTCGTACCGCTTGCCGGGGAAGACCGGGCACGCGTCACCGCAGCCCATGGTGATGACGGCGTCGGAGTCGCGGACGGCGTCGGTGGTGAGGATCTTCGGCTGGTTACCGGCGATGTCGATGCCGTCCTCGGCCATCGCCTGGATCGCGACCGGGTTGATCTGGTCCTTCGGCTCACTGCCGGCGGAGAGGACCTCGACGCGGTCACCGCCGAGGGCCTGGGCGTAGCCGGCGGCCATCTGGGAGCGTCCGGCGTTGTGGACGCAGACGAACAGGATCGTGGGCTTGTCACTCATGGGTGTGTGTCTTTTCGGGTTCAGTGGATGAGGGTGAGCCAGCCGGCGAGGGCGGCGAGGGTGATGGCGAGGACGGGGATGGTGAGGACGATGCCGGTGCGGAAGTACTGCCCCCACCCGATGTGGATGCCCTTCTTCTCCAGCACGTGCAACCACAGCAGGGTCGCGAGGGAGCCGATGGGGGTGATCTTCGGGCCGAGGTCGGAGCCGATGACGTTGGCGTAGACCATCACCTCGTGCGTCAGCCCGGTCGCGCCGGCACCGCCGATGGCGAGGGCGGCAATGAGGACGGTGGGCATGTTGTTCATCAGGGACGCGAGGATCGCGATGGTGAACCCGACGCCGAGCGCGGTGACGAGGACCCCGTGGTCGCCGAACACGTCGAACAGTGTCGCGAGGTGGTCGGTGAGGCCCTGGTTTTGGAGGCCGTAGACGACGAGGTACATGCCGATGGAGAACAGCACGATCTGCCACGGCGCCTCCCGGATCGTCTTCCACACCGGAATCACCCGCCCCGACGGCGCCCCTGCTCCGCCACCGGCCGCACTGACGGTGGCAGTGCCGCCGGTCGTGACCAGGACCGGTGCGGCCTGGGCGCGGGCGAAGAGGAACGCGGGCTGCCGGGCGGCAACAAGCACGATCACGACCGCGCCCACGCCGGCGACGGCCGCGAGTGGGACGCCGAGTGGGTCGGCGGCGAAGTAGCCGACGAGCAGTAGCGCGAGGACGACCCAGCCGGCGCGGAACGTCGCCCGGTCCTTCACGGCGGCGGCGGGGCTGGTGAGGGCGAGGACGTCGTACCGCTTCGGGATGCTCTTGCCGAAGTAGGCCAGCAGCATGCCGAGGGAGGCGAGGACGGAGACGATGCCGACGGGGATCATGACGGCGGCGTACTCGGCGAAGCCGAGGTGGAAGTAGTCGGCGGAGACGATGTTGACCAGGTTCGACACCACCAGCGGCAGGCTGCCGGTGTCGGCGATGAACCCGGTGGCGAGGATGAACCCCAGCGCCGCCTTCTGCGGCATGTTCAGCGCCCGGAGCATCCCGACGACGATCGGGGTGAGGATCAGTGCCGCCCCGTCGTTGGCGAACACGGCGGCGATGACGGCGCCAAGGCCGACGATCAGGACGAACAGCAGGCGGCCATGGCCTCGTCCCCAGCGGGCGACGTGGAGGGCTGCCCACTCGAAGAACCCGGCCTCGTCGAGGATCAACGAGATCAGCACCACGGCGACGAACGTCAGCGTCGCGTTCCACACGATCCCGACGACGGTCGGGATGTCCCCGAGGCCGACGACGGTGGTGGCGAGGGCGATGACGGCGCCGATGAGCGCGGTGTAGCCGATCGGGAAGCCCTTGGGCTGCCAGATCACTACCACGAGCGTCGCGACGAAGATCGCCGCAGCGACCACAGCCATCACCATCAGGCGGTCACCGCAGCCCGGGTCGCTGCGGCGGCGGCGCGTTCCCAGCCCTGCGCGGCGACCTGGACGGCGTCCCACGGGGACCCGAGCGGCGGCGTGTAGGAGAGGTCGAGATCGATCACGTCGTCCACGGTGAATTCCGCGTGGAGGGCGGTGGCGAACGTGTCGATGCGTTTGCTGATCTCCGCCGTGCGCTGCCCGACGATCTGCGCACCGAGGAGCCGACCGGTGCTCTGGTCGCCGGTGACGCTGATCGTCAGCGGGACGGCGCCCGGGTAGTACCGCTTGTGGTCATCCGCCACCGTCACCCGCGTCAACGGGGACACGTCGAGCGGGCCGGTTTCGTGGTGTCGGAGGCCGGTGCGGGCGGCGACCAGGTCGAACACCTTCACCACCTGCGTGCCCACCGACCCGGCGAAGACCTTGCTGCCGCCGAGCATGTTCTCCCCGGCGACCCGGCCCTGCTTGTGCGCGGTCGTCCCGAGCGGCAACCACGTCGTGCCGAGGAGCCGATGGTGGGTGACGACGCAGTCGCCGGCCGCCCACACGTGCGGCACCCCGGTACGCATGGTCTCGTCGACGACAATCGCTCCGCCCTGCCCCAGACGCGCACCCGCGGCGACCGCGAGGTCCGTGACGGGATGGACCCCGACACAGACGACGACGAGCGCGAACGTGCCCTCGGCGTCACCGGATGCGGAGCTGGTGGCGACGCGCCACTGCCCGCCGCCGGCCGGGGTGATCCCGGTGACGGTGGAACCCGTCAAAACGGCCGCGCCGTGGCGGCGTACCTCGGCGGTGACGAGGGTTCCGAGTTCCGGGTCGAGGGTGGAGAGCACTTCCGGGCCGCGCTGGATCAGCGTCGTGTCGAACCCGCGCGCGACGAGGCCTTCGGTCATCTCCAGGCCGATGTAGCCGGCACCGACGACTGCGACCCGGCT encodes the following:
- a CDS encoding alpha/beta hydrolase, encoding MTDAGWHEDVLGPPYERRELPLGEDAEGPVVATLVRRRHSVADHLRPHPGPLHDVDVLYVHGWSDYFFQTELAEQVERLGARFHALDLRKYGRSLRPHQTPGHVADLSTYDEDIAAALDAIRAEHPGQRRRLVPMGHSTGGLTLSLWAARHPELVDGLVLNSPWLEFQADAIGRAVVAPVIKLGAKRNPLAPMPAVDPGFYTRTVSSSAEGSWTYDQRWRPERGFPLHPGWLAAVFAGQERVARGLGLAVPVLVMLSDRSMLQPRWNEGMSRADVALNVDVVARRALSLGDEVTVRRLHGALHDVVLSAEPVRERAYDTIGRWAAALPR
- a CDS encoding low molecular weight phosphatase family protein translates to MTTKPTVLFICKHNAGRSQLGAALLELVAPDRYTASSAGISPADKVNPSIAATIGELGLDITDRVPRPVTPELLDEADIVVLMKPGLELPAQPRGMVLEWSFPDPTSWSPDDVRPMRDAVAARIERELMQP
- a CDS encoding NAD(P)-binding domain-containing protein; this encodes MTLTLTVPPRTNGDRLTGLPVAVIGAGPVGLAAAAHLLERGLPVVVYEAGPAVGTSVRAWGHTRLFSPWQYVIDPAAQRLLEATGWEAPRASSLPTGHDLVDTYLVPLAATPQLAPVIQYGTRVEAVSRQGMDRTRSTGRADTPFLLRLHTADGTHDVTARAVVDTSGTYTSPNPLTAAGLAPASDLGDRVVHALPDVLGTDRARFAGKRVLVVGAGHSAANTLIKLASLAKTAPGTDVLWAVRNAGTARLGTDAADGLAARGQLGSTVHGLVESGQVQQIASYEIDDVRPDGDQVTVTGRRAGETFAVTVDVIVNATGFRPGLDMLREVRLGLDDIVEAPRALAPLIDPNLHSCGSVPPHGVAELAHPEPNFFIAGMKSYGRAPTFLLLTGYEQVRSIAADLAGDHAAARLVELVLPETGVCSTDIGGSSSCCTTPAAAATPNAADTACCAAPEPTPAADSGSCCAN
- a CDS encoding arsenate reductase ArsC, with amino-acid sequence MSDKPTILFVCVHNAGRSQMAAGYAQALGGDRVEVLSAGSEPKDQINPVAIQAMAEDGIDIAGNQPKILTTDAVRDSDAVITMGCGDACPVFPGKRYEDWDLTDPAGRGIEDVRPIRDDIKHRVQTLLAELLPTEATA
- a CDS encoding arsenic transporter codes for the protein MAVVAAAIFVATLVVVIWQPKGFPIGYTALIGAVIALATTVVGLGDIPTVVGIVWNATLTFVAVVLISLILDEAGFFEWAALHVARWGRGHGRLLFVLIVGLGAVIAAVFANDGAALILTPIVVGMLRALNMPQKAALGFILATGFIADTGSLPLVVSNLVNIVSADYFHLGFAEYAAVMIPVGIVSVLASLGMLLAYFGKSIPKRYDVLALTSPAAAVKDRATFRAGWVVLALLLVGYFAADPLGVPLAAVAGVGAVVIVLVAARQPAFLFARAQAAPVLVTTGGTATVSAAGGGAGAPSGRVIPVWKTIREAPWQIVLFSIGMYLVVYGLQNQGLTDHLATLFDVFGDHGVLVTALGVGFTIAILASLMNNMPTVLIAALAIGGAGATGLTHEVMVYANVIGSDLGPKITPIGSLATLLWLHVLEKKGIHIGWGQYFRTGIVLTIPVLAITLAALAGWLTLIH
- a CDS encoding FAD-dependent oxidoreductase, which produces MTHLLAVGGSDAGIAAALRARELDPTTDVTVVLADEFPNFSICGIPYWVSGDVATEASLAHRTRGDLEAAGMTVRSSTWASAVDVDRRRLTVTGPAGDDEIAYDELLIGTGAEPVRPAGVPFGEPGIHLLHSMTDAEQVVAALELLPAGSRVAVVGAGYIGLEMTEGLVARGFDTTLIQRGPEVLSTLDPELGTLVTAEVRRHGAAVLTGSTVTGITPAGGGQWRVATSSASGDAEGTFALVVVCVGVHPVTDLAVAAGARLGQGGAIVVDETMRTGVPHVWAAGDCVVTHHRLLGTTWLPLGTTAHKQGRVAGENMLGGSKVFAGSVGTQVVKVFDLVAARTGLRHHETGPLDVSPLTRVTVADDHKRYYPGAVPLTISVTGDQSTGRLLGAQIVGQRTAEISKRIDTFATALHAEFTVDDVIDLDLSYTPPLGSPWDAVQVAAQGWERAAAAATRAAVTA